One window of Lacerta agilis isolate rLacAgi1 chromosome 14, rLacAgi1.pri, whole genome shotgun sequence genomic DNA carries:
- the KASH5 gene encoding protein KASH5 isoform X3, with product MMEDIYHKSLENEAVGQLTAFLSRETMPQDSIGASSKNIILNAGQCSEEHVLKCTFKACDPEQTGEVSVFRIIEYLQEMTGQNCEDWRFRSLYKRLDPQERGIAVDFSTFCAVMKDWIADCRQEGEDAVDLTNSIQDLQHGNKQLAVQNIKLQKTIEAAEELNSRLSEEICELKGKLRGTQQALEQARVMANELEDLKVFSKSLEDENSKLHTQARQLVKEQQFLSVQLDKVQEMNKKLLLEKENSKCKIKDLFTKKAKMKSQISEYENLISCKDAVLNEKTKHAEELTVTLDEYRMVVQELKLEVSRLQEHLSQSYQDQYVLPGDFLENVRTCSQAPAQPLWMEIEESQKQQFGEEADLPSPLCGMLTSLVTDPLDSGDIGSLAERAVCSTFPETTPLSSAESFLVSSSYLLLRILWNLVLLGLPAFIALLAVSFLVLPFNQQPAWAEPKGCSWPQLQLQYLRPPPT from the exons ATGATGGAGGATATTTATCACAAGTCACTTGAAAATGAAGCAGTTGGACAGTTAACTGCATTCTTGTCGAGAGAAA CAATGCCACAGGACAGCATTGGCGCCAGCAGCAAGAATATCATCCTGAATGCAGGCCAATGCTCTGAAGAACATGTTCTGAAATGCACATTCAAGGCCTGTGATCCAGAACAAACAG GAGAGGTGTCTGTCTTCCGAATCATTGAATACTTGCAGGAGATGACAGGGCAGAACTGTGAAGACTGGAGGTTTCGGTCTCTATATAAGAGGTTGGATCCTCAAGAGAGAGGAATTGCTGTTGATTTTTCTACCTTCTGTGCAGTTATGAAAGATTGGATCGCAGACTGTCGACAAGAGGG GGAAGATGCTGTAGACCTAACAAACAGCATCCAAGATCTGCAACATGGCAACAAGCAGCTAGCAGTGCAGAACATCAAGCTGCAAAAGACTATTGAGGCTGCAGAAGAGCTCAACTCAAGACTCTCTGAGGAGATCTGTGAGCTGAAGGGGAAGCTGAGAGG CACCCAGCAAGCCTTGGAACAAGCTAGGGTCATGGCAAATGAATTAGAGGATCTGAAGGTTTTCTCAAAAAGTCTGGAAGACGAAAATAGTAAATTGCACACACAAGCCCGACAGCTG GTAAAAGAGCAGCAGTTCCTCTCTGTTCAATTGGATAAAGTGCAGGAGATG AACAAGAAACTGCTTCTGGAGAAAGAAAACTCAAAGTGTAAAATCAAAGACCTGTTTACAAAGAAGGCTAAAATGAAG TCCCAGATCTCTGAATATGAAAACCTTATCTCCTGCAAAGATGCTGTCCTAAATGAG aaaacaaaacacgcTGAAGAACTAACAGTGACCTTGGATGAATACAGAATGGTAGTACAG GAACTGAAACTGGAGGTCAGCAGACTTCAAGAACACCTGTCCCAGTCCTATCAAGACCAATACGT GCTGCCAGGAGATTTCCTAGAAAATGTGAGGACCTGCTCACAGGCCCCTgcacagccactctggatggaAATTGAAGAATCACAGAAA CAGCAGTTTGGCGAGGAGGCTGATTTGCCTAGTCCTTTGTGTGGGATGTTGACATCTTTGGTGACAGATCCATTGGATTCAGGAGACATTGGATCTTTGGCAGAAAGG GCTGTGTGTTCTACCTTTCCAGAAACCACACCGCTCAGCTCAGCAGAATC GTTTCTTGTCTCATCCAGCTACCTGTTACTGCGCATCCTTTGGAATCTGGTTCTTCTAGGGCTCCCTGCGTTCATTGCACTGCTTGCAGTGTCCTTCTTAGTGCTACCGTTCAACCAGCAACCTGCCTGGGCTGAACCCAAGGGATGCTCTTGGCCTCAGTTGCAACTGCAGTACCTACGGCCACCACCTACCTAA
- the KASH5 gene encoding protein KASH5 isoform X1: MMEDIYHKSLENEAVGQLTAFLSRETMPQDSIGASSKNIILNAGQCSEEHVLKCTFKACDPEQTGEVSVFRIIEYLQEMTGQNCEDWRFRSLYKRLDPQERGIAVDFSTFCAVMKDWIADCRQEGEDAVDLTNSIQDLQHGNKQLAVQNIKLQKTIEAAEELNSRLSEEICELKGKLRGTQQALEQARVMANELEDLKVFSKSLEDENSKLHTQARQLVKEQQFLSVQLDKVQEMNKKLLLEKENSKCKIKDLFTKKAKMKSQISEYENLISCKDAVLNEKTKHAEELTVTLDEYRMVVQELKLEVSRLQEHLSQSYQDQYVLPGDFLENVRTCSQAPAQPLWMEIEESQKQQFGEEADLPSPLCGMLTSLVTDPLDSGDIGSLAERAVCSTFPETTPLSSAESDSATASQEQALVPVCGELIPTVREKADENLFEILLQRFLVSSSYLLLRILWNLVLLGLPAFIALLAVSFLVLPFNQQPAWAEPKGCSWPQLQLQYLRPPPT, from the exons ATGATGGAGGATATTTATCACAAGTCACTTGAAAATGAAGCAGTTGGACAGTTAACTGCATTCTTGTCGAGAGAAA CAATGCCACAGGACAGCATTGGCGCCAGCAGCAAGAATATCATCCTGAATGCAGGCCAATGCTCTGAAGAACATGTTCTGAAATGCACATTCAAGGCCTGTGATCCAGAACAAACAG GAGAGGTGTCTGTCTTCCGAATCATTGAATACTTGCAGGAGATGACAGGGCAGAACTGTGAAGACTGGAGGTTTCGGTCTCTATATAAGAGGTTGGATCCTCAAGAGAGAGGAATTGCTGTTGATTTTTCTACCTTCTGTGCAGTTATGAAAGATTGGATCGCAGACTGTCGACAAGAGGG GGAAGATGCTGTAGACCTAACAAACAGCATCCAAGATCTGCAACATGGCAACAAGCAGCTAGCAGTGCAGAACATCAAGCTGCAAAAGACTATTGAGGCTGCAGAAGAGCTCAACTCAAGACTCTCTGAGGAGATCTGTGAGCTGAAGGGGAAGCTGAGAGG CACCCAGCAAGCCTTGGAACAAGCTAGGGTCATGGCAAATGAATTAGAGGATCTGAAGGTTTTCTCAAAAAGTCTGGAAGACGAAAATAGTAAATTGCACACACAAGCCCGACAGCTG GTAAAAGAGCAGCAGTTCCTCTCTGTTCAATTGGATAAAGTGCAGGAGATG AACAAGAAACTGCTTCTGGAGAAAGAAAACTCAAAGTGTAAAATCAAAGACCTGTTTACAAAGAAGGCTAAAATGAAG TCCCAGATCTCTGAATATGAAAACCTTATCTCCTGCAAAGATGCTGTCCTAAATGAG aaaacaaaacacgcTGAAGAACTAACAGTGACCTTGGATGAATACAGAATGGTAGTACAG GAACTGAAACTGGAGGTCAGCAGACTTCAAGAACACCTGTCCCAGTCCTATCAAGACCAATACGT GCTGCCAGGAGATTTCCTAGAAAATGTGAGGACCTGCTCACAGGCCCCTgcacagccactctggatggaAATTGAAGAATCACAGAAA CAGCAGTTTGGCGAGGAGGCTGATTTGCCTAGTCCTTTGTGTGGGATGTTGACATCTTTGGTGACAGATCCATTGGATTCAGGAGACATTGGATCTTTGGCAGAAAGG GCTGTGTGTTCTACCTTTCCAGAAACCACACCGCTCAGCTCAGCAGAATC AGATTCTGCAACAGCCTCCCAGGAACAAGCTTTAGTCCCAGTGTGTGGCGAGCTAATCCCAACCGTTAGGGAGAAGGCAGATGAAAACTTGTTTGAAATCCTGCTTCAAAG GTTTCTTGTCTCATCCAGCTACCTGTTACTGCGCATCCTTTGGAATCTGGTTCTTCTAGGGCTCCCTGCGTTCATTGCACTGCTTGCAGTGTCCTTCTTAGTGCTACCGTTCAACCAGCAACCTGCCTGGGCTGAACCCAAGGGATGCTCTTGGCCTCAGTTGCAACTGCAGTACCTACGGCCACCACCTACCTAA
- the KASH5 gene encoding protein KASH5 isoform X2 — translation MMEDIYHKSLENEAVGQLTAFLSRETMPQDSIGASSKNIILNAGQCSEEHVLKCTFKACDPEQTGEVSVFRIIEYLQEMTGQNCEDWRFRSLYKRLDPQERGIAVDFSTFCAVMKDWIADCRQEGEDAVDLTNSIQDLQHGNKQLAVQNIKLQKTIEAAEELNSRLSEEICELKGKLRGTQQALEQARVMANELEDLKVFSKSLEDENSKLHTQARQLVKEQQFLSVQLDKVQEMNKKLLLEKENSKCKIKDLFTKKAKMKSQISEYENLISCKDAVLNEKTKHAEELTVTLDEYRMVVQELKLEVSRLQEHLSQSYQDQYVLPGDFLENVRTCSQAPAQPLWMEIEESQKQFGEEADLPSPLCGMLTSLVTDPLDSGDIGSLAERAVCSTFPETTPLSSAESDSATASQEQALVPVCGELIPTVREKADENLFEILLQRFLVSSSYLLLRILWNLVLLGLPAFIALLAVSFLVLPFNQQPAWAEPKGCSWPQLQLQYLRPPPT, via the exons ATGATGGAGGATATTTATCACAAGTCACTTGAAAATGAAGCAGTTGGACAGTTAACTGCATTCTTGTCGAGAGAAA CAATGCCACAGGACAGCATTGGCGCCAGCAGCAAGAATATCATCCTGAATGCAGGCCAATGCTCTGAAGAACATGTTCTGAAATGCACATTCAAGGCCTGTGATCCAGAACAAACAG GAGAGGTGTCTGTCTTCCGAATCATTGAATACTTGCAGGAGATGACAGGGCAGAACTGTGAAGACTGGAGGTTTCGGTCTCTATATAAGAGGTTGGATCCTCAAGAGAGAGGAATTGCTGTTGATTTTTCTACCTTCTGTGCAGTTATGAAAGATTGGATCGCAGACTGTCGACAAGAGGG GGAAGATGCTGTAGACCTAACAAACAGCATCCAAGATCTGCAACATGGCAACAAGCAGCTAGCAGTGCAGAACATCAAGCTGCAAAAGACTATTGAGGCTGCAGAAGAGCTCAACTCAAGACTCTCTGAGGAGATCTGTGAGCTGAAGGGGAAGCTGAGAGG CACCCAGCAAGCCTTGGAACAAGCTAGGGTCATGGCAAATGAATTAGAGGATCTGAAGGTTTTCTCAAAAAGTCTGGAAGACGAAAATAGTAAATTGCACACACAAGCCCGACAGCTG GTAAAAGAGCAGCAGTTCCTCTCTGTTCAATTGGATAAAGTGCAGGAGATG AACAAGAAACTGCTTCTGGAGAAAGAAAACTCAAAGTGTAAAATCAAAGACCTGTTTACAAAGAAGGCTAAAATGAAG TCCCAGATCTCTGAATATGAAAACCTTATCTCCTGCAAAGATGCTGTCCTAAATGAG aaaacaaaacacgcTGAAGAACTAACAGTGACCTTGGATGAATACAGAATGGTAGTACAG GAACTGAAACTGGAGGTCAGCAGACTTCAAGAACACCTGTCCCAGTCCTATCAAGACCAATACGT GCTGCCAGGAGATTTCCTAGAAAATGTGAGGACCTGCTCACAGGCCCCTgcacagccactctggatggaAATTGAAGAATCACAGAAA CAGTTTGGCGAGGAGGCTGATTTGCCTAGTCCTTTGTGTGGGATGTTGACATCTTTGGTGACAGATCCATTGGATTCAGGAGACATTGGATCTTTGGCAGAAAGG GCTGTGTGTTCTACCTTTCCAGAAACCACACCGCTCAGCTCAGCAGAATC AGATTCTGCAACAGCCTCCCAGGAACAAGCTTTAGTCCCAGTGTGTGGCGAGCTAATCCCAACCGTTAGGGAGAAGGCAGATGAAAACTTGTTTGAAATCCTGCTTCAAAG GTTTCTTGTCTCATCCAGCTACCTGTTACTGCGCATCCTTTGGAATCTGGTTCTTCTAGGGCTCCCTGCGTTCATTGCACTGCTTGCAGTGTCCTTCTTAGTGCTACCGTTCAACCAGCAACCTGCCTGGGCTGAACCCAAGGGATGCTCTTGGCCTCAGTTGCAACTGCAGTACCTACGGCCACCACCTACCTAA